The window TGAATGCAGTTAAACGATATTTAATTAATCCAATACCCATTGTTTGTGCAGCGGTTTCACTATTTTTAATTGATAATAATGCTCTACCTGTTGCTGAGTGAATTAAATTGTGGATGATAATCATCCCCAAGACAATGAATACGGCTGAGAAAATTAATGCATCTTCTGCTTTTAACACATACCCGAATAATTCTAAAGGTCTTCGATTTGGATTAATTAAGAAACCAGCCGTTGTCCCTGAAGCATATTCGCTAAAGTTTTTAATAACTTCAACAACAATCTGACTTAATCCCATCGTAACAATCGCTAAATACATACCTGAGATTCTTAAACTTACAAATCCAAATAATAATGAAACAATAATTGAAATAATAATTGCTAGTACAATCGCAACTAATAGTTGTTGGTTCATATACTTATAGAAGTAATGTAATGCAAATGAACCAATACCTACGAATGCCCCTGTACCTAGTGATGCCAATCCACCATATCCTAGTAACAAGGCAAATCCTAAACCAGCTAAGAAATAATAACTTGTTTGAACGATTGCACTGAAGTTTGTAACTGACATTGAACTACTTAATGCGCGAACAACTAATAAGACAATCCCTACAAACACAAATTGCATTTGAGGTTTCTTAAGAATTGGTTTTACTCTGTCTTCGATAAATCTGTTCATTATACTTTCTTCACTTTCTTCTTACCAAATATTCCAACAGGCTTAATTAATACAGCCACCATAATAAGAATATAGATAACAGTATTACTCCATTGAGCTAGATTAAATTTAATTAAGAATGCAGGAATCGCGCTACGTCCTAAATTCATAATTAACAATCCACCTAATGGTCCAAAGAATGTATCAAACCCACCTAGGATTGATGCATAGAATGAATCTACTTGAACCTGAACCATCGAAACAGCATTTAAAGTACCAATACCTGCTGTATATGTAATTGCAGATAAAGCACCTAATGCACCAGCGATTGCCCAGCTTAATGCGTTAATTCTATTTGTATTAATACCCATTAAACTTGCAACTCTTTCATTTGAGGCAACACTTCTTACACCTAAGCCCCATTTAGTAAATCTAAGTAGTAAAAAGATTCCTACAATAACAACTGTTGAAATCAAGAGTGTTACTAATTGATGAACTGGTAATGCAATACCAGCAAACTGAATTGTCTTTGATGAAAACTGGAAACTATTTCTTCTTTGTGTTCCAAATATAATTGGAATTAACCCTGTGATTATAATCACAAGCCCCATTGTGATAATTTGTTTAGTTGCTGCGTTTGTAAATTTTGATTTCCTAAAGATAACCGCATCAATGAAAAAACCTACAACAAATGAAACAGCAATCCCTGCAATCATTGGTAAGACCAGTTGCCATGGACTTGTAATTACCACAGAAGGTAATCCAGTAAATTCTTGAATACCTTGTTTATCGATTAAATAACTTGTTGTAAATGCTCCTAAGACACCTAACATCCCTTGGGCAAAGTTTGTTGTAGAACTTGTCTTGTAAATTAAGACGATCCCAAACGTCGCTAAAGCTAAATAGCCAAATGAGATTAAGGCTGGCACTATAATATTTAATACATCCTGAACAATAGCCATTTTATTCCTCCTTTGGCCAATCAATTATTTACTCCCCATTTATAAATATGTTCAAATGTGAATATTTATTCATCTATATATTAACAATTAAAAAATGACTTGTCAACGGATTTTCGCAATTTTATGAAAACGCATACATTATTTTGTGCTAACGATTTATTTTTTTCTTATGTCTTGTTAAATTTTACCGTTTGATATAAACTATTTAAAAGGAGGTATAGAATGGAAAACAGTTCAATCACTTTACCAAAAACAAAAACAGGTTATAAATCATTCAACAAAATCATCGAAGTTTCGAAGAAACTGTTCGCAAGTAACGGTTATAGCAGTACTTCTATCAATGAAATCATTGCTCAAGCTGAAATTGCAACTGGAACATTCTATAATTACTTTGAAGACAAAAAAGCGGTTTACATCTACTTGCTTCAAGATTATGGACAAAAAATTAAACAACGTACACGTGAAGTTTTAGAAAATTCAAATACTAGATATGAAATCGAAAGAGCCGGTTTAAAAGCCTTTATCAAATTTACAATTGAAGATCCACTAAGTTATAAAATTATCTGGGAATCACTCTTTGTAGATGAACATTTATTCGAGAGTTATTATAAAGACTTCTCAATTTCCTATATGAAGCAATTAGCTAAGAGCCAAATTAAAAATGAAGTTGATCAAGACATCGACTTAGAAACTCTTTCTTATGTTTTAATGGGAATCGCAAACTTCATTGGTTTACAAGTTCAGTTTAAACATAATGCGACTGATCATGATATTGAACGTATCATTGATAATGTAATGTATATTCTTAAAAATGGTATGTTTGGAAAAAAATAATTGATAACTATAAAAAAATAAAACACCTTTCGGTGTTTTTTTTACATTTGTTGAATAAATGCGTCAAATACATCTTTTGTGATAATCGCGTCTGTTCTTGCGTTATGTACTTGAACTAACGAATCATCAGCATCATAATATTTTTTATATGCATCAAATAATTTAATGTCATTTTGTAAATTGAAATAGTCTTTGTGAAGTTTTAATAGATCAATAAAATCTTTTTCTTCAGTCACTGGTTGCATATCATTAATAACATATCCAAGATTAATTGCTTGAATATCATTTTTACCCCATACAACAATCTTTGGTTGATACTTTTCCATTAGTTTCTTTAAATCATGATAGAAAACATGATAAGGTTTAGCTTTACCAAAGAATTCAATTTCATCTAAATTTAAGAACTTAATTGTTCTTTTATTAATTGCTTCTTCATTATTTGGTAAAACATAATACCCCATATCTTCATAAACTTTACCATTTATGTCTGATAAAATAAATCCAACTTGAATGATTTCTGGTGTAAACTTGGTTTGTTTATAACCAGGCATACTCATTTCACAATCTAAGAATAAGAAATATTGATGTTGTGTTAAAACTTCCTTCATATCTTTTCTTAATTCTTTTAAGTTATAAATTTCTTTTTTCGGATTTAATGATGTAATGGTATTAAAGTAAATAACTGGATAAACAAAGTATGTTGTATCTCCATGTTTTTTAATTGTTTTATTTCCAACCTCAAAATCAACCAACATTCCTTTTTCTAGTACACCAAAGAATGTTTTGGCAAGACGATTAGAAAGGTAAAAAGCCTCTTTCTTACCATTAACAATACAGTAAAAGAGACGTTTTTTGACACTAATATTTGTAATAAATAGTTTCATGAAATACCTTCCTTAATTGCTTTAATTACTTTATCAGGTAAGCCAATTTCTCTTAACTCATCATTACTTGCCGCTTTAATTGCATCCAGTGATGAGAATTTAATTAACAATTTCTTTTTACGTTCTTTTCCTAATCCAGGAATGTTATCTAAAACTGATGAATAATCTTTTCTATTCTTCGTATCTTTATGGAATGAAATTGTAAATCTATGAACTTCTTCTGATAGTTTTCCTAAAAATTGATACAGGCCACCTTTTTTATCTAACATGGTTACTTCTTCATTTAAGACATAACCTTCTAATTGGTGGAATGTGTTTTTCTTTAATCCCAAGACTGGGATATCTAAGTTTAATTGTTTTAAAGTTTCAAGCGCTCTTGAAACTTGTCCTTTACCACCATCAACACAAATTAAATCAGGCATTGCCTGTTTTTCAATGAGTAGACGTTGATATCTTCTATAAATAACTTCTTCAATTGCTTGGTAGTCATCATTTGTTGTTGTTTGTAGATGGAATTTACGATACATCTTTCTTTCTAAGTGATTGTCTTTCCATACAATCATGCCTGAAATTGGTGCTGTACCAAATAAATGCGCATTATCAAACACTTCAATGTGTTCTACTTTTCTACCTACAATATTAGAAAGTTCAATTAATTGTTCGTTTAGTTTTTCTGATTTTGCACGATATAGTTTAAAGTAGTGATTTAAATCTTCAACTGCATTAATATGTGCTAAATCAATTAGACGTTTCTTATCACCTTTTTTAGGTTGAACAACTCTACCATCAAAATAATGATTTAATGTTTCTTCGTCAATTTGTTGGTCAAAAACTAATTCATCTGGTAATAAGAACTTATCATAAAAATTAACTAAGTATGATAAGAATGTTTCTTTAGGATCATCCATAAATGAAATAACATTTTGATGACTATCTAAGATTCTACCTTGACGCATCATCAAGATATGGATAGCAATATCATCTTCATTACAAGCAAATGAAACAAAGTCTCTGTCTTTAAAGTCATTGAGTGAAATGATTTGTTTTTGGGTTGTTTCCTCAACTGCACGAATCATATCACGATATTCCATTGCTTTTTCAAACTCTAAAGTTTCTGATGCTTCTTTCATTCTTGCCTTTAAAACACTTAAAACTTCTTTTGTATCTCCCTTTAAAAATTTAGTAATCTTTTCAATATTTTCAGAATAGTCCACATGTTCATGTGCACATGGTCCTAAACATAAACCTAAATGATAATACATACAAGGTTTCTTACTAATCGGATTACATCTTCTTAATGGATATAGTTTTTGTAAAAGTTTTAAAGTCTCTTTAGCTGAAATAACATTCGGATAGGGTCCAAATAAAATCTTATCTTTATCTACACTTGTATAACGAGATACGACTAGCATTGGATCTTTTTCATTGGTGATTTCTATATATGGATAACTCTTATCATCAATTAAACGAATATTATAAAGTGGTGCATATTTTTTGATTAAGTTAAACTCCAAGATTAAAGACTCTTGTTCAGAGTTGGTTACAATATAATTAAAATCTCTAATTTCTGAAACTAGTTTTTCAGTCTTCGCATTGTGTGCACCACTGAAATAAGATTTTACACGATTCTTTAAATTTTTAGCTTTCCCAACATAGATGACGTCACCTTTTTCATTAAGCATTAAGTAACATCCTGGACTTGTTGGCAGTAGTGCTAACTTTTCTTTCATTAAATCACCATTTATATTATAACTCAAAAGAAAAATATCACGTTCATTCTTCGAACGTGATATCAACCTTACCCTTAATAATTTCTTCTAATGCCTGACCAACTGTGGTTACTGATTTAGCATCAACATCTAAACGTTCACTTTGAATAATATGTGCAACTTTGCTAGCTGCATATACTAATTTATACTTAGAATCAATCTTATCTAATAAAGCATCGATTGATGGATATCTTAAACCTTCTTTATTTTGTTTCATGTTATTACTCCTCTAACATCTTCTTATAATTATTGATAGTTCTTTCAGTTCTTGCATGTTCTGCACGAATGATTGCCATGATTCTATCTGCAGCGTTGTTTACCTCATCGTTAACAACAATATAATCATATTTGTATGCTAAGTCAAATTCTTTTTCAGCTTTTGCGAAACGTTTGTCAATTAAAGCTTTATCTTCCGTTCCACGTTTACTTAAACGTTCATATAAAGCCTTCTTTGAAGGTGGTGCGATAAATATAAATACTGCATCTTTTGTCTTTTCACGAACTTGAAGTGCACCTTCAACTTCGATTTCTAAAACGACTTCCTTACCATTATCTAAAGCTTCTTCAACTTTATCTTTTGGTGTTCCGTAATAATTTCCGACGAATTCAGCATACTCTAAGAATTGATCATTTTCTATATTCTTTTGGAAAGTTTCTCTATCCACGAAATAGTAATCTTTTCCATCTACCTCGCCTGGTCTTGGTTGTCTTGTTGTCATTGAAACAGAATAAACTAAATTATGGTTTTTCATCTCGAATAATGCACGGCGAACTGTACCTTTGCCGACACCAGATGGTCCTGAAATTACAATGAGCAATCCTCTTTGATTTAACTTCATATAGATCTCCTAAGTCTTTGCTTAATTTATTATATAATATAATAACTTTTATGTAAATATTTTCATTAACTTTCATGATATTATTATGTATGAGGTGTTTTTTATGGCATTAGATGGTGTATATACTCATTTCCTAGTTAATGAGTTAAATGAGAAAATAAGTAAATCAAGACTTGAAAGTATTTGGTCAAATCAGACTTCGTTTATCTTTCAGTTCTATAGACAAAAAGAGCGTCAATATTTAAACATTAATTTGAATGCTAGTTTCGCTAGTTGTTATTTAACTAATAACCCCCATGCTAAGGGTGAAATTGCCAGTTTCACGAATCAGCTTAAAAAGCACTTAGAAGGCGGTATTCTAGAGGAAATTAAGCAATATAAGTCCGACCGCGTCATCATTTTTTACTTCACTTATTACGACTTTATTTTAGGCCCTATTAAGAAAGAAATAATCTTTGAAGCAATGGGTAGACACGCTAATTTATACCTAATAGAAAACAATAAAATCGTTGATGTTTATAAGAAAACATTCGTCATTGATGGTAGACATTTAGTACCAAATGCTGAGTTTGAATTCTTTAATACTGACAAACTTGATGCCAAAGAATATACATTTAATCCACTCTTAACCCCTAAAGAACTTACTGAAAAGTACTTAGGAATTTCTTTAAGATTGGCTAAATTTTTATGTGAAAATCCCATAAATCCGTATGACATAAAAGTTAACCCTACCTACTCTAAATTAGAGAATAAAAGTTACTACTTCAATCTCTTTGAGGGAGAGGTTACTAATTATCATACATTAAGTGAGGCATTGGATGCTAGAATAATACAACAATCAAATCCAAAGACCCCATATTTCACATTTATTAAAAATCATCAAAAGAAGTTAGATAAAAAGTATGAACAACTTATTAAACAAAGAGAAAATGCTTACTTACACTTACAAGATAAAGATAAAGGCGATTTAATTTATCAAAGTAATTATGATTTGAATTTGAACTATAAAAAGATTGATGGTATTGATTTAGATGATCGTTATAGTTTATCTAAGAACGCTCAAATTTTTTATAAGAACTATCAAAAAGCAAAGCGTTCTTTAACATTTATTAATACTGAAATTAATGGTGTTTTAGAACAAAAACAAATTTTTGATAATTATCAATTTGAATTAGAAAAATCTGATGAGCAAGAACTTCAAGACTTTAAAGAAATCTTAATTCCTTATGGATTTATGAAACAATCTTTAAAGAAACAGCATAAACAAAACAAACATAAAGTTAAACTTTTAACCATTAAAGATAGTGAAGCTACTTATACTATTGGTAAGAATAGTTTACAAAATGGTTACTTAATGAATGAGCTAGGAAAACCAAATGATTATTGGTTCCACGTTAAAGATGCTCCTGGTTCACATCTACTCGTTCGTTGTGAAGAATTAAGTGAACATGTCTTAAGAAAGGCATCAATGCTTGCTGCGCACTTCTCTTCATTAGCAGAATCAAGTAGTATCCCTGTTAATTACACTAGATTTAAATATGTATCAAAAATGAGTGGAAAACCCGCAAGTTTTGTGAAAATCAAGAATGAGAAAACAATCTATATTGATATTGATAAAGATTTAATTACAACCTACCTTTTCAAGGCTTAAGATTTGATAAAAAGCATCAAATAGAGTAAGATAAACTTGTAGAAAATATTAGGAGGAATTAAATATTATGGCATATGAATTAAAACCATTACCTTACGCATACGATGCGTTAGAACCATTTATTGATGCAAGAACAATGGAAATCCACCATTCAAAACATCATCAAGCATACATCACAAACTTAAATGCAGCATTAGCTAAATACCCAGAAATCAAAGCTGAAACAATGGATGATTTAGTAGCAATCTTAAAAGATTTATCTAAATTACCAGCAGATATCCAAGGTGCTGTTAGAAATAATGGTGGCGGACACTTCAACCACGATTTATTCTGGTCATTATTAAAGAAAAATGATGGTGCTAAACCTACTGGTAAATTAATGGATGCAATCGTTAAAGACTTCGGTTCATTCGAAACTTTCCAAGAACAATTCTCAAACGCTGCGAAAACTCGTTTCGGTTCAGGTTGGGCTTGGTTAATTAAGAAAGATGGTAAGTTAGTAGTAACTTCTACTCCTAACCAAGATACTCCATTAGCTGAAGGAACTCCTTTATTAGGTTTAGACGTTTGGGAACATGCTTATTACTTAAACTATCAAAACAGACGTCCTGATTATGTAGCTGCATTCTTTAATGTAGTTAACTGGGCTAAAGTTGAAGAACTTTTCAATAAGTAATTAATAAAACATCCTTCGGGATGTTTTTTTTATATCAAAAAAGAAAAGAAGGTATGATTGATTTCATACCTTCTTATTTTTAAACTAAACAACGCCTCTTACAACTGTTGATAATGTAATTGAATATGTATCATTTGTTGGAGTTATTACTGTGATTGTGTAAGTAACTACTGTATCTTCAGCTGGAACAGAAATAATTCTACCTTGATTATTTAAGATTGCAGGATTATTTGATGTTAATGATATAGTGTATCCACTATAATTCTTAAGCATGTTATATTCTGCTTCTACCATCATATAGAATTTTTCTAGGTTTCCAGATTCTAGCATTGTTCTTGGACAAGCTTTACCTGAGAAGTGATTATGGAAGACTAATCTATCAAGTCTTAAATCATTTTCTACTAATAACTTAGCAGCTAATTTCGCAGTTCTTTGCCATGTCAACCAAACGTCAGAACCTCTATTTACAGCCATCTCAATACCAATACCGTTTTGATTACCACCACGCATACCAATTTTTCTACCAAAGTTTGAGTTTTGATACATTCTTGGTAAATGATACGTTCCATCATCAGCAACAACCGCACGAATACCCATATCCGAAATATCTGCATTTGTTGCGCGTGAATTATCTGCCTTCATTGGAGCTAAGATAGTTGTTGCAACTCCATCAATTGTAAAGTAACCTTCTGCGTTAATTTCAACAAGTGGGAACATTCTAGTGGCAACAATTCCTGTTGGATCAAAAATTGTTTGAACAGATCCATCACCAGCGTGTAATCCTATTAAATTATTTTCAATTTGTTGGTAGAATCCATCATTACCAACCGTATAATGCCATGATGATGAAGTATTTGTTGGGTTTGTAGCCCAGTTAGAGTTGGCTTGACCGCCAGCTCCAGCAGATGTATTTGCTGTATCATGGATAACAATCCACTCTAATTTTTGAATTTCAGTTGAACGGTAATTTGCATTTGTTGTTGGAATCATATTACGAGTAATTGTCATACCACTGAATAAGTATGGACTTACTGACTCAGCAATTAAGTGATCATAATCTAACGAACCATCATCTGAACCAATATATTTAATGGTTTGGGCTTCAATAATACCTAAGTTATGATTAACGAAGTATTGAAGTAATTCGTGTAATTCTTCTGCATAAACTGTAACTTCAAGTTCAAATGCAGGATCATCACCTAATTTAACCGTTACAACTGCAATACCTTCAGATAAAGCAGTTATTAAACCATTTTCATCTATTGTTAAAATTTCTGGATTATTAGTTTCAAATGTTATTGCCTTATCTGTTCCATACTTAATAGCTGTTAATTGGAAAGTTTCGCCTATTAACACAGATGGAGTTCCTTCAAATGTAACTTCTACTCTTTCTCTTGCTAATACTTCAAGTTCCATTGTGTCTAAGACTTCTGGGTTAGCTTCTGATTTCACAGTAATTGTTACTAACCCTGCATTTTTAGCAAACACTTTACCTGTTGCATCCACTGTTGCAACTGTTTCATCTGAAGACGTATAAACTAACTTTTTATTTGTTGCGTTTTCAGGACCAAATGTAACTTGTAATTGATATTCTTCTAACTCAATTAATTCAGTTATTTTATTTGTAATTTGAACTTCTGCCATTGGAATAATTAACTTTTCATTATATTTAGGTAATGCTTCAAGCGATGTGTAATATCCTTCATACATATCAACATTTACTAATTTAGCTAATGTAGGCACAAAATCTACCTCTGATGCATAGAAATTATATCTTGCATCAAAGTTAGCATCAGATGGTGCACTAAAGTAATAACTGAATGGAATATTGATCAAATGGTTATAATTCGCAATAATTTGTGTACCTGGTTTTGCTTGTTCTACTCTTAAAGCTGAATAGATATAATCACCCGCAACGCTTGTTGTTTGTAAATCTGCTTTATTAAAATTAAATAAAATTGTTGATTTTGTTACTGCAGTATCTGCTTGGAATCTAATTCTTACTGCAGTTGTTCTGATATTTTGGAAATCATTATTAACAATTCTTGCATCTAAGTTACTATATTTTGTAATAAAGATTGCTGCTTGACCAGCATCTTTGAATGTGTTGCTGTAAACAAATAAATCTCCTGTTAAACCAACACCGGTTTCATTACTATAGTTTGTACCTGTAATTCTAATCACATCTGTAAATGAACCAAATGATGATTCAAAATAGTTATTAACAACATACACGTTTTCAATATTTGATGCCATTAATGCACGTGGCGCAGATGAACCCGTATATTTAAATTCACTGTTTAACACATAAACATTCTTACTTACGGTTGTATTTGTTAATCCCACTAACTTAATCACACCTTCTGGGTTTGAACCAGATATAAACGTTAATGAACTTAATACTTTATTATAGTTAAAGAATAAACCATCAATTTGTCCTGGCGTTGTTACTCTTGCACTACCACTTAAGGTAAAACCATTAAGTGTTGTGTTCTTCACGTTATTCTCAATTGTAATTTGACCAGTTAAAACAGTTTCTGTAGTTCTCGTTTCATTAAAGATATCCACATTATAGTTTGCCCCTAATAACATGATGTCATCTTTATTTACTGTGAAGTTTTCAGCAAATGTAAATGGTCCAACATAAATTGCAGTACCTGGTGTTGCATGATCAATTGCTTCTTGAATCGTTTTAAATGCAGTTATTCCATTTTGGAATGATTGACCAATTGCACCAACATGTTCACCAATATCATCATCTAAGTTTGGATCAACATAGAATGTTGGTGTTTTTACTTTTGGAACATGGATACCTAAGAATAAATCAATTGGCTTTTCAAATACTCGGTATGGTGCTAAAAGATTTAAAATCTTAGTTGATAAGATTTCTGGATCAGTAATTTCATTTC of the Acholeplasma hippikon genome contains:
- the uvrC gene encoding excinuclease ABC subunit UvrC encodes the protein MSYNINGDLMKEKLALLPTSPGCYLMLNEKGDVIYVGKAKNLKNRVKSYFSGAHNAKTEKLVSEIRDFNYIVTNSEQESLILEFNLIKKYAPLYNIRLIDDKSYPYIEITNEKDPMLVVSRYTSVDKDKILFGPYPNVISAKETLKLLQKLYPLRRCNPISKKPCMYYHLGLCLGPCAHEHVDYSENIEKITKFLKGDTKEVLSVLKARMKEASETLEFEKAMEYRDMIRAVEETTQKQIISLNDFKDRDFVSFACNEDDIAIHILMMRQGRILDSHQNVISFMDDPKETFLSYLVNFYDKFLLPDELVFDQQIDEETLNHYFDGRVVQPKKGDKKRLIDLAHINAVEDLNHYFKLYRAKSEKLNEQLIELSNIVGRKVEHIEVFDNAHLFGTAPISGMIVWKDNHLERKMYRKFHLQTTTNDDYQAIEEVIYRRYQRLLIEKQAMPDLICVDGGKGQVSRALETLKQLNLDIPVLGLKKNTFHQLEGYVLNEEVTMLDKKGGLYQFLGKLSEEVHRFTISFHKDTKNRKDYSSVLDNIPGLGKERKKKLLIKFSSLDAIKAASNDELREIGLPDKVIKAIKEGIS
- a CDS encoding 3'-5' exonuclease family protein yields the protein MKLFITNISVKKRLFYCIVNGKKEAFYLSNRLAKTFFGVLEKGMLVDFEVGNKTIKKHGDTTYFVYPVIYFNTITSLNPKKEIYNLKELRKDMKEVLTQHQYFLFLDCEMSMPGYKQTKFTPEIIQVGFILSDINGKVYEDMGYYVLPNNEEAINKRTIKFLNLDEIEFFGKAKPYHVFYHDLKKLMEKYQPKIVVWGKNDIQAINLGYVINDMQPVTEEKDFIDLLKLHKDYFNLQNDIKLFDAYKKYYDADDSLVQVHNARTDAIITKDVFDAFIQQM
- the rpoZ gene encoding DNA-directed RNA polymerase subunit omega codes for the protein MKQNKEGLRYPSIDALLDKIDSKYKLVYAASKVAHIIQSERLDVDAKSVTTVGQALEEIIKGKVDITFEE
- the gmk gene encoding guanylate kinase, with the translated sequence MKLNQRGLLIVISGPSGVGKGTVRRALFEMKNHNLVYSVSMTTRQPRPGEVDGKDYYFVDRETFQKNIENDQFLEYAEFVGNYYGTPKDKVEEALDNGKEVVLEIEVEGALQVREKTKDAVFIFIAPPSKKALYERLSKRGTEDKALIDKRFAKAEKEFDLAYKYDYIVVNDEVNNAADRIMAIIRAEHARTERTINNYKKMLEE
- a CDS encoding branched-chain amino acid ABC transporter permease; this translates as MAIVQDVLNIIVPALISFGYLALATFGIVLIYKTSSTTNFAQGMLGVLGAFTTSYLIDKQGIQEFTGLPSVVITSPWQLVLPMIAGIAVSFVVGFFIDAVIFRKSKFTNAATKQIITMGLVIIITGLIPIIFGTQRRNSFQFSSKTIQFAGIALPVHQLVTLLISTVVIVGIFLLLRFTKWGLGVRSVASNERVASLMGINTNRINALSWAIAGALGALSAITYTAGIGTLNAVSMVQVQVDSFYASILGGFDTFFGPLGGLLIMNLGRSAIPAFLIKFNLAQWSNTVIYILIMVAVLIKPVGIFGKKKVKKV
- a CDS encoding TetR/AcrR family transcriptional regulator, whose translation is MENSSITLPKTKTGYKSFNKIIEVSKKLFASNGYSSTSINEIIAQAEIATGTFYNYFEDKKAVYIYLLQDYGQKIKQRTREVLENSNTRYEIERAGLKAFIKFTIEDPLSYKIIWESLFVDEHLFESYYKDFSISYMKQLAKSQIKNEVDQDIDLETLSYVLMGIANFIGLQVQFKHNATDHDIERIIDNVMYILKNGMFGKK
- a CDS encoding branched-chain amino acid ABC transporter permease, with protein sequence MNRFIEDRVKPILKKPQMQFVFVGIVLLVVRALSSSMSVTNFSAIVQTSYYFLAGLGFALLLGYGGLASLGTGAFVGIGSFALHYFYKYMNQQLLVAIVLAIIISIIVSLLFGFVSLRISGMYLAIVTMGLSQIVVEVIKNFSEYASGTTAGFLINPNRRPLELFGYVLKAEDALIFSAVFIVLGMIIIHNLIHSATGRALLSIKNSETAAQTMGIGLIKYRLTAFIISGVFGTLAGVLSILFTRGANVSQIGLAFALNILAAVVIGGTKSIWGIMLGSFVIFGLDLAVLQKLNLGSYSPVINGVLIIVVVMFYPGGLIQIFTDLKIKIKLAIEKKKKANEEKRV
- a CDS encoding superoxide dismutase; the protein is MAYELKPLPYAYDALEPFIDARTMEIHHSKHHQAYITNLNAALAKYPEIKAETMDDLVAILKDLSKLPADIQGAVRNNGGGHFNHDLFWSLLKKNDGAKPTGKLMDAIVKDFGSFETFQEQFSNAAKTRFGSGWAWLIKKDGKLVVTSTPNQDTPLAEGTPLLGLDVWEHAYYLNYQNRRPDYVAAFFNVVNWAKVEELFNK
- a CDS encoding Rqc2 family fibronectin-binding protein; this encodes MYEVFFMALDGVYTHFLVNELNEKISKSRLESIWSNQTSFIFQFYRQKERQYLNINLNASFASCYLTNNPHAKGEIASFTNQLKKHLEGGILEEIKQYKSDRVIIFYFTYYDFILGPIKKEIIFEAMGRHANLYLIENNKIVDVYKKTFVIDGRHLVPNAEFEFFNTDKLDAKEYTFNPLLTPKELTEKYLGISLRLAKFLCENPINPYDIKVNPTYSKLENKSYYFNLFEGEVTNYHTLSEALDARIIQQSNPKTPYFTFIKNHQKKLDKKYEQLIKQRENAYLHLQDKDKGDLIYQSNYDLNLNYKKIDGIDLDDRYSLSKNAQIFYKNYQKAKRSLTFINTEINGVLEQKQIFDNYQFELEKSDEQELQDFKEILIPYGFMKQSLKKQHKQNKHKVKLLTIKDSEATYTIGKNSLQNGYLMNELGKPNDYWFHVKDAPGSHLLVRCEELSEHVLRKASMLAAHFSSLAESSSIPVNYTRFKYVSKMSGKPASFVKIKNEKTIYIDIDKDLITTYLFKA